In Heliangelus exortis chromosome Z, bHelExo1.hap1, whole genome shotgun sequence, a genomic segment contains:
- the LOC139789359 gene encoding maestro heat-like repeat-containing protein family member 7 isoform X1 translates to MQEEGVWDMMLQGETLEAAVSLLAREMCRSSGFVRLYLFLHMKFTLNSGREQENTFAMAFYVELLGCEDMAKQSSDLQLLRSYLDCGSDRMLLLVVRGLVAVAQDPEMAAEMRDRVMLDCILGRLEHNSEELRVEALLLLRKLTAHPTGDEEAIHITVMLAEKLPLLFDDESSQVRELSIKLFGETMGTLVSGKERWMQIIIQGNLVSLLLRMNDKSESVAQASAEALLICAKILGWRKLKREVKRKRTMRIAEILVERDRDVKYHVHACLPYLRDAQCDVRLAAIKFMGAAARHLSKDSDMEELQEMCDALQSLENDPEPRVRSLAAETLQNLETEQDQQRSRWSLRSLFCCFC, encoded by the exons ATGCAGGAGGAGGGCGTCTGGGACATGATGCTCCAAGGAGAGACCCTGGAGGCAGCAGTCAgtttgctggccag AGAGATGTGCAGGAGCTCAGGTTTTGTGCGGCTCTAcctcttcctgcacatgaaaTTCACCCTAAACTCCGGGAGGGAACAGGAGAACACTTTTGCCATGGCTTTTTATGTTGAG ctgctgggctgcgAAGACATGGCAAAGCAGTCGAGTGATCTGCAGCTCCTCCGGTCTTACCTGGACTGTGGCAGTGACAGGatgcttctgctggtggtcagGGGCTTGGTGGCAGTTGCACAGGACCCGGAGATG gcagcagaaatgcgGGACAGGGTTATGCTGGACTGCATCCTGGGGAGACTGGAGCACAACTCTGAAGAGCTCAGGGTGGaggccctgctcctcctcaggaAGCTAACAGCTCACCCCACCGGGGATGAGGAGGCCATCCACATCACAGTGATGCTGGCGGAGAAGCTCCCTCTCCTCTTTGATGAT gagtccagccaggtgcgGGAGCTCTCCATTAAGCTCTTTGGAGAAACAATGGGGACTCTGGTGAGCGGAAAGGAGAGGTGGATGCAGATAATAATCCAGGGGAACCTGGTCTCCCTCTTGCTAAGGATGAACGATAAGAGCGAGAGTGTGGCCCAG gcctcTGCCGAAGCCCTCCTCATCTGTGCAAAGATCCTGGGGTGGAGAAAGCTCAAGAGGGAGGTCAAAAGGAAGCGGACAATGAGGATTGCAGAGATCCTG GTGGAGCGGGACAGGGATGTGAAGTACCACGTGCATGCCTGCCTGCCGTACCTGAGGGACGCTCAGTGCGACGTGAGATTGGCGGCCATCAAGTTCatgg gggctgctgcacGGCACCTGAGTAAGGACTCAGacatggaggagctgcaggaaatgtGCGATG CCCTCCAGAGCTTGGAGAATGACCCTGAGCCCAGAGTCCGTTCCTTGGCAGCTGAGACCTTGCAGAACCTGGaaactgagcaggaccagcaaCGATCACGATGGTCCCTGCGATCtctgttctgctgtttctgctga
- the LOC139789359 gene encoding maestro heat-like repeat-containing protein family member 7 isoform X2: MQEEGVWDMMLQGETLEAAVSLLAREMCRSSGFVRLYLFLHMKFTLNSGREQENTFAMAFYVELLGCEDMAKQSSDLQLLRSYLDCGSDRMLLLVVRGLVAVAQDPEMAAEMRDRVMLDCILGRLEHNSEELRVEALLLLRKLTAHPTGDEEAIHITVMLAEKLPLLFDDESSQVRELSIKLFGETMGTLVSGKERWMQIIIQGNLVSLLLRMNDKSESVAQASAEALLICAKILGWRKLKREVKRKRTMRIAEILVERDRDVKYHVHACLPYLRDAQCDVRLAAIKFMALQSLENDPEPRVRSLAAETLQNLETEQDQQRSRWSLRSLFCCFC; encoded by the exons ATGCAGGAGGAGGGCGTCTGGGACATGATGCTCCAAGGAGAGACCCTGGAGGCAGCAGTCAgtttgctggccag AGAGATGTGCAGGAGCTCAGGTTTTGTGCGGCTCTAcctcttcctgcacatgaaaTTCACCCTAAACTCCGGGAGGGAACAGGAGAACACTTTTGCCATGGCTTTTTATGTTGAG ctgctgggctgcgAAGACATGGCAAAGCAGTCGAGTGATCTGCAGCTCCTCCGGTCTTACCTGGACTGTGGCAGTGACAGGatgcttctgctggtggtcagGGGCTTGGTGGCAGTTGCACAGGACCCGGAGATG gcagcagaaatgcgGGACAGGGTTATGCTGGACTGCATCCTGGGGAGACTGGAGCACAACTCTGAAGAGCTCAGGGTGGaggccctgctcctcctcaggaAGCTAACAGCTCACCCCACCGGGGATGAGGAGGCCATCCACATCACAGTGATGCTGGCGGAGAAGCTCCCTCTCCTCTTTGATGAT gagtccagccaggtgcgGGAGCTCTCCATTAAGCTCTTTGGAGAAACAATGGGGACTCTGGTGAGCGGAAAGGAGAGGTGGATGCAGATAATAATCCAGGGGAACCTGGTCTCCCTCTTGCTAAGGATGAACGATAAGAGCGAGAGTGTGGCCCAG gcctcTGCCGAAGCCCTCCTCATCTGTGCAAAGATCCTGGGGTGGAGAAAGCTCAAGAGGGAGGTCAAAAGGAAGCGGACAATGAGGATTGCAGAGATCCTG GTGGAGCGGGACAGGGATGTGAAGTACCACGTGCATGCCTGCCTGCCGTACCTGAGGGACGCTCAGTGCGACGTGAGATTGGCGGCCATCAAGTTCatgg CCCTCCAGAGCTTGGAGAATGACCCTGAGCCCAGAGTCCGTTCCTTGGCAGCTGAGACCTTGCAGAACCTGGaaactgagcaggaccagcaaCGATCACGATGGTCCCTGCGATCtctgttctgctgtttctgctga